A genome region from Pseudomonas sp. S06B 330 includes the following:
- the nhaB gene encoding sodium/proton antiporter NhaB produces MSRSLAGALAHNFLGQSPRWYKATLCLFLLLNPLLLFTLGPVVTGWVLVIQFIFTLGMALKCYPLMPGGLLVAEALVLGMTTPQALYDELQHNFPVILLLMFMVAGIYFMKDLLLFVFSRILLGVRSKALLALLFCFLCAFLSAFLDALTVTAVIISAAVGFYSVYHRVASGNNPREDSDLDSDQDIAQLQRDDLQQFRAFLRSLLMHGAVGTALGGVCTLVGEPQNLLIGHEMGWHFADFFLKVAPVSLPVLAAGLVTCVLLEKLRWFGYGTLLPDNVRQVLAAYAAEDDAQRTTQQRAALLVQGLAALILIIALGLHIAEVGLIGLLVIVLITAFTGITDEHRLGRAFQDAMPFTALLVVFFAVVAVIHDQQLFTPLIQWVLTLPTDQQPGMLFIANGLLSAISDNVFVATIYITEVKQAFLNGHMSREHFETLAVAINTGTNLPSVATPNGQAAFLFLLTSAIAPLIRLSYGRMVWMALPYTVVMGGLGWWAVTYWL; encoded by the coding sequence ATGTCCCGCTCCCTGGCCGGCGCCCTGGCCCACAACTTCCTCGGACAATCGCCGCGCTGGTACAAGGCCACCCTGTGCCTGTTCCTGCTGCTCAACCCCCTGTTGCTATTCACCCTCGGCCCAGTGGTGACTGGTTGGGTCCTGGTGATCCAGTTCATCTTCACCCTGGGTATGGCCCTCAAGTGCTACCCGTTGATGCCCGGTGGCTTGCTGGTCGCTGAGGCCCTGGTGCTGGGCATGACCACGCCGCAGGCGCTGTACGATGAGCTGCAGCACAACTTCCCGGTGATCCTGCTGCTGATGTTCATGGTCGCTGGTATTTACTTCATGAAGGACCTGCTGCTGTTTGTGTTCTCGCGGATCCTCCTGGGGGTGCGTTCCAAGGCGCTGCTGGCGTTGCTGTTCTGCTTTCTCTGCGCGTTTCTCTCGGCGTTTCTCGATGCCCTGACGGTAACCGCCGTTATCATCAGCGCCGCAGTCGGTTTCTACTCGGTGTACCACCGCGTCGCCTCGGGCAATAACCCGCGCGAGGACTCGGACCTGGACAGCGATCAGGACATCGCCCAACTGCAGCGCGATGATCTGCAACAGTTTCGCGCGTTCCTGCGCAGCCTGCTGATGCATGGCGCTGTCGGCACCGCCCTGGGTGGTGTCTGCACCTTGGTCGGTGAGCCACAGAACCTACTGATTGGGCATGAGATGGGCTGGCACTTCGCTGATTTCTTCCTCAAGGTCGCCCCGGTATCACTGCCAGTGTTGGCCGCAGGCCTGGTAACGTGCGTACTGCTGGAGAAGCTGCGCTGGTTCGGCTACGGCACCTTGCTGCCGGACAATGTGCGTCAGGTGCTGGCCGCCTATGCAGCTGAAGACGATGCCCAGCGTACGACGCAGCAACGCGCCGCCCTGCTGGTACAAGGCCTGGCAGCGTTGATCCTGATCATCGCTCTGGGCCTGCACATCGCTGAGGTGGGGTTGATTGGCCTGTTGGTGATCGTATTGATCACCGCCTTCACCGGCATCACCGATGAGCATCGCCTGGGCCGGGCGTTCCAGGACGCCATGCCATTCACCGCACTGCTGGTGGTGTTCTTTGCCGTGGTGGCAGTCATTCATGACCAGCAGTTGTTCACCCCGCTGATCCAATGGGTGCTGACGCTACCAACCGACCAGCAACCGGGCATGCTGTTCATCGCCAACGGCTTGCTCTCAGCCATCAGCGACAACGTATTCGTCGCCACCATCTACATCACCGAAGTCAAACAGGCGTTCCTCAACGGCCATATGAGCCGTGAGCACTTCGAGACCCTGGCGGTGGCCATCAACACCGGTACCAACCTGCCAAGCGTTGCGACCCCCAATGGCCAGGCAGCGTTCCTGTTCCTGCTGACGTCAGCGATCGCACCGCTGATTCGCCTGTCGTATGGGCGCATGGTGTGGATGGCCTTGCCCTATACCGTGGTGATGGGTGGGCTGGGCTGGTGGGCGGTGACTTACTGGCTCTGA
- a CDS encoding Csu type fimbrial protein, with protein sequence MRLRQALMLLALCASGTAHALCSVIDTTPASFGTISSTLVRSAVQSASTLNAGLQCTGSLLSLLATDDHFYATFTPPAGSTGLVGPSGDVIGYTLYANNTTNFPINRSQPYDFARNGIIDALGLLNGTVPKSVPIYLKSLSGSNVAAGFYQETLSVYWNISYCYGVSIINVCLGRQNLTGTTSLTVSLTVTNDCQITSPAISFGSAPVVAGFGTVNSNVNVSCTKGSNYTVGLDDGQNVSGGRRRMKSAANNFLAYDIFKSASSVRWGKLVGARRASTEADINPGAGTGTGSQVFNYNAKVYPDQGTPPAGTYLDSVIVDVQF encoded by the coding sequence ATGCGTTTGCGCCAGGCCCTTATGCTGCTGGCACTGTGCGCCAGTGGTACGGCGCACGCATTGTGCTCGGTGATCGATACCACGCCAGCCAGTTTCGGCACGATCAGCTCGACGCTGGTGCGCAGCGCGGTCCAATCGGCCTCCACCCTCAATGCCGGATTGCAGTGCACAGGCTCGCTGCTGAGCCTGTTGGCCACTGACGACCATTTCTACGCCACCTTTACCCCACCCGCGGGCAGCACAGGGCTGGTCGGGCCGAGCGGTGATGTGATCGGCTATACCTTGTATGCCAACAACACGACGAACTTCCCGATCAACCGTAGCCAACCCTACGACTTCGCCCGCAACGGCATCATCGATGCCCTGGGGCTGCTCAATGGCACTGTGCCAAAATCAGTGCCGATCTACTTGAAAAGCCTAAGCGGCAGCAACGTGGCCGCCGGCTTCTATCAGGAAACCTTGTCGGTGTATTGGAACATCAGTTACTGCTATGGCGTGAGCATCATCAACGTCTGCCTTGGTCGGCAGAATCTCACCGGCACTACCAGCCTGACGGTCAGCCTGACGGTGACCAACGACTGTCAGATCACCAGCCCGGCCATCAGCTTCGGCAGCGCGCCGGTGGTTGCTGGCTTTGGTACGGTCAACAGTAACGTCAATGTCTCTTGTACCAAGGGCAGCAACTACACGGTGGGGCTCGACGATGGCCAGAATGTTTCAGGCGGGCGTCGGCGGATGAAGTCAGCGGCCAACAATTTTTTGGCCTATGACATTTTCAAGAGTGCCAGTAGTGTGCGCTGGGGCAAGTTGGTCGGTGCGCGGCGCGCCAGTACTGAAGCGGATATCAATCCTGGTGCCGGGACCGGGACAGGGAGTCAGGTGTTTAACTATAACGCCAAGGTTTACCCGGATCAGGGTACGCCGCCGGCGGGGACGTACCTGGACAGTGTGATTGTGGATGTGCAGTTTTGA